One window of Balnearium lithotrophicum genomic DNA carries:
- the thrC gene encoding threonine synthase — MERWKGVIEEFRDFLPVSDKTPVITLLEGNTPLIKADNLAKEIKPGIELYLKFEGLNPTGSFKDRGMTMAVSKAVEEGARAVICASTGNTSASAAAYAAKAGLKAVVLIPEGKIALGKLSQAVMYGAEVIQIKGNFDDALEIVREIGSSYPITIVNSINPYRLQGQKTAAFEICEQLKRAPDYHFIPVGNAGNITAYWMGYKEYYEAGKVDSKPKMCGWQAAGAAPIVLGHPVKNPETIATAIRIGNPASWKGAVNAAEESGGFIDMVTDEEILEAYKLVARTEGIFCEPASAASIAGVIKSAKEKGMFEKGDVIVCTLTGHGLKDPDTAISMGVQPVTLPADREEIIKYLGF, encoded by the coding sequence ATGGAAAGGTGGAAAGGTGTAATTGAGGAGTTTAGGGATTTCCTTCCAGTTTCAGATAAAACTCCTGTAATAACGCTCCTTGAGGGAAATACCCCCCTTATAAAGGCAGATAATTTGGCAAAGGAGATTAAACCTGGGATAGAGCTCTACCTCAAGTTTGAAGGACTCAATCCGACAGGTTCATTCAAGGACAGGGGAATGACAATGGCCGTTTCAAAGGCCGTTGAGGAGGGAGCAAGGGCCGTTATATGTGCGTCAACTGGAAACACCTCGGCTTCGGCTGCAGCATACGCAGCAAAGGCGGGACTGAAGGCAGTTGTTCTAATTCCTGAAGGGAAAATTGCCCTTGGTAAGCTTTCACAGGCAGTGATGTACGGAGCTGAGGTTATACAGATAAAGGGAAACTTTGATGATGCACTTGAAATTGTCAGGGAGATTGGAAGTAGTTACCCTATAACAATTGTTAACTCGATAAACCCGTACCGGCTTCAGGGACAGAAAACTGCTGCATTTGAGATATGTGAGCAGCTTAAGAGGGCTCCCGACTACCACTTCATCCCCGTTGGAAATGCCGGAAACATAACGGCCTACTGGATGGGATACAAGGAGTACTACGAGGCAGGTAAAGTTGATTCAAAACCTAAAATGTGTGGTTGGCAGGCAGCGGGAGCTGCTCCAATAGTTTTAGGACATCCCGTTAAAAACCCCGAGACAATAGCTACAGCAATAAGGATTGGAAATCCTGCAAGCTGGAAGGGAGCCGTAAACGCAGCAGAAGAGTCAGGTGGTTTTATAGACATGGTTACGGATGAGGAGATACTTGAAGCTTACAAGTTGGTTGCAAGAACGGAAGGGATTTTCTGTGAACCTGCATCTGCAGCATCAATTGCCGGAGTAATAAAGAGCGCAAAGGAAAAAGGAATGTTTGAAAAGGGAGATGTGATAGTCTGCACCCTAACAGGTCACGGTTTAAAGGACCCAGATACTGCGATTTCAATGGGAGTTCAGCCGGTAACACTTCCGGCAGACAGAGAAGAAATAATTAAATATCTGGGATTTTAA